GGTGAGTGGCGTTCGTAGTTCATGTGAAGCGTCGGCTACGAATCTATTTTGATCATCAATCATATTTTCGATTGGTTTTAAAGTTCGTCCGGCCAAAAAATAACCGGCCGAAGCCGAGACTATTAAAATAAATATATTAATAATTCCCAAGCTTCCAAGAATTCTTTCCGTGGAGTCCTCAATAATGGTTTGGTCTGGTGGGGGAAGGCCAAAAGGACTGGGATCAATTAGTTGTTGCAGCTGATAACGGCGATAAAATCGAACATAGTTATCATTAACTTCACGATTCAGTAAATAATAAATGGCGACACTAAAGAAGATGCTAATGCTCATTATAATTAGCAAATACCAAATAGTCAGTTTTAAGCGAGCATTATTAAACATTAATATCCAGTCGTGTCATTCCGGGCTTGACCCGGAATCCAGTCCCATTTTATAACCAAATCCCCGAAAAGTATTAATTAGCGGTTTACTTTTGGAAAATGGTCGATCAATTTTATTTCTTAAATAACCGATATAAACTTCAACAGTGTTTGGCAGAATGTCGGCTTCGTAACTCCAAACGTGATCAATGAGTTGATCTTTGGTCAGAATCTTGTTTGGGTGTCGCATTAAATATTCTAAA
The sequence above is a segment of the candidate division WWE3 bacterium genome. Coding sequences within it:
- a CDS encoding response regulator transcription factor, with protein sequence FAFEELLARIRALLRRPSETLGTVLKIEDLELDTSKYEVKRNGNNIKLSSKEFALLEYLMRHPNKILTKDQLIDHVWSYEADILPNTVEVYIGYLRNKIDRPFSKSKPLINTFRGFGYKMGLDSGSSPE